In one Streptomyces marincola genomic region, the following are encoded:
- a CDS encoding AAA family ATPase, with product MTTRILPAVADPDAARSLITLLSQLPDSEPLRAVPDSAALLDTLAALTHQSVADLPDVVVVHEHLGPLPALELIREVALRFPAVGVVLVSADPTAGLYSAAMDAGARGLVGLPLSYDELAARVTAAAQWAAGMRRHLGAGDAAPAGPGGRVITVSGAKGGVGATLLATQLALAAQTSGPFERGAVLIDLDLLCGDVGSYFDVQFRRSVADLAGIADISPQVLTEAVFTHETGLSMLIAPAEGERGEDVGESTARQLLAVVRARYDVVIVDCGSHMNSANAAAIEAADVAVLVTTPDVIAVRAVNRMVRMWDRLRIRKAADTLTVVNRHTRSSAIQPQLIARITGTGVARNVIPAAFREVQEAQDAGRIQDLDARSQVRRAMWAVAAELGLAAPEQAASGGRRRGRRS from the coding sequence ATGACGACGCGCATTCTGCCCGCGGTGGCCGACCCGGACGCCGCCCGTTCCCTGATCACCCTGCTGAGCCAGCTCCCCGACAGCGAACCGCTGCGCGCGGTCCCCGACTCCGCGGCGCTGCTCGACACCCTCGCCGCCCTCACCCACCAGTCCGTCGCGGACCTGCCCGACGTCGTCGTCGTGCACGAGCACCTGGGCCCGCTCCCCGCGCTCGAACTGATCCGCGAGGTCGCCCTCAGGTTCCCCGCCGTGGGCGTCGTGCTGGTGTCGGCCGACCCCACGGCCGGCCTGTACTCGGCGGCCATGGACGCCGGGGCCCGCGGCCTGGTCGGCCTGCCGCTGTCCTACGACGAACTGGCCGCACGCGTCACCGCGGCGGCCCAGTGGGCGGCCGGCATGCGCCGGCACCTCGGCGCGGGCGACGCGGCGCCGGCGGGTCCCGGCGGGCGGGTGATCACCGTATCGGGCGCGAAGGGCGGGGTCGGCGCCACGCTGCTCGCCACCCAGCTCGCGCTCGCGGCCCAGACCAGCGGCCCGTTCGAACGCGGCGCCGTGCTGATCGACCTCGACCTGCTGTGCGGGGACGTCGGCTCGTACTTCGACGTGCAGTTCCGCCGTTCGGTCGCGGACCTCGCGGGCATCGCGGACATCTCGCCGCAAGTGCTCACCGAGGCCGTCTTCACGCACGAGACCGGTCTGTCGATGCTGATCGCCCCCGCCGAGGGCGAACGCGGCGAGGACGTCGGCGAGTCCACCGCGCGGCAGCTGCTCGCCGTCGTCAGGGCCAGGTACGACGTCGTGATCGTGGACTGCGGCTCCCACATGAACAGCGCCAACGCCGCCGCCATCGAGGCGGCCGACGTCGCCGTGCTGGTCACCACGCCCGACGTCATCGCCGTTCGCGCCGTCAACCGCATGGTCCGCATGTGGGACCGGCTGCGCATCCGCAAGGCGGCGGACACCCTCACCGTCGTGAACAGGCACACCCGCAGCAGCGCCATCCAACCGCAGCTCATCGCGCGCATCACCGGCACCGGCGTCGCGCGCAACGTGATTCCGGCCGCCTTCCGCGAGGTGCAGGAGGCCCAGGACGCCGGCCGCATCCAGGACCTCGACGCCCGGAGCCAGGTGCGCCGCGCGATGTGGGCCGTCGCCGCGGAACTCGGCCTCGCCGCGCCCGAGCAGGCCGCGTCCGGCGGCAGGCGCCGCGGCAGGCGGTCATGA
- a CDS encoding TadE/TadG family type IV pilus assembly protein — protein sequence MRARPGDARRDRGAVLVEFAGIFPLILVMLAVIWQCILIGYTFSVAADAADQGARAGAAAGGDAEGACVAAATEDLPGAWSADVSCPLEGTVRTARVEVQVPVLFPGALNLPMTISGHAGAAEEDRER from the coding sequence ATGAGAGCCCGGCCGGGCGACGCGCGGCGCGACCGCGGCGCGGTGCTCGTCGAGTTCGCCGGGATCTTCCCGCTGATCCTGGTCATGCTCGCTGTCATCTGGCAGTGCATCCTGATCGGTTACACCTTCTCGGTCGCGGCCGACGCCGCCGACCAGGGCGCCCGCGCCGGAGCCGCGGCCGGCGGCGACGCCGAGGGCGCCTGCGTCGCGGCGGCCACCGAGGACCTGCCGGGCGCGTGGTCGGCCGATGTCTCCTGCCCCCTGGAGGGCACCGTCCGCACCGCACGCGTCGAGGTGCAGGTGCCCGTGCTCTTCCCCGGCGCCCTCAACCTCCCCATGACCATTTCCGGCCACGCCGGCGCGGCGGAGGAGGACAGGGAACGATGA
- a CDS encoding TadE family protein yields MTRDPGPATGAPPARRAGARVRERTRPRGDAGVTAVEFAGWLPLLILVALAGLQLGVAGYAAQQAGSAARAAARTAAQEEIADTYQAAGRAAVSDWLDVSFGPVSLCGDEATVTANVGVPSVLPFLDGFGDASRTVTMPCD; encoded by the coding sequence ATGACCCGCGACCCAGGCCCCGCGACGGGCGCGCCGCCGGCCCGCCGCGCCGGGGCGCGTGTGCGGGAACGAACCCGGCCGCGGGGCGACGCGGGCGTCACCGCGGTCGAGTTCGCCGGCTGGCTGCCGCTGCTGATCCTCGTCGCGCTGGCCGGGCTTCAGCTGGGCGTCGCCGGGTATGCCGCCCAGCAGGCGGGCTCGGCCGCCAGGGCCGCGGCCCGCACCGCCGCCCAGGAGGAGATCGCCGACACGTACCAGGCCGCGGGCCGGGCCGCGGTCAGCGACTGGCTGGACGTCTCGTTCGGCCCGGTCTCGCTGTGCGGGGACGAGGCGACCGTCACGGCGAACGTCGGTGTGCCGTCCGTCCTGCCGTTCCTCGACGGCTTCGGGGACGCGAGCAGAACCGTGACCATGCCGTGCGACTGA
- a CDS encoding CpaF family protein, whose product MGLKSRVGTPDRPAAAGPGDGRLVATYRAKLLEEIDLAEMSSLDMTERRDRLERVLGHILSREGPVLSTQQRGLLIRRVVDEALGLGILEPLLEDASITEIMVNGPDQIYVERAGRVERLPLRFASEEQLMQTIERIVSTVNRRVDESNPMVDARLPTGERVNVIIPPLSLSGAALTIRRFPRAYTLPELIGFGTLDEHLVMLLSGLVRAKFNIIVSGGTGSGKTTLLNALSGLIPEGERIVTVEDAAELQLQQSHVIRLESRPPNIEGKGEVTIRDLVRNSLRMRPDRVIVGEVRGGETLDMLQAMSTGHDGSLATVHANSAEDALLRLQTLASMSELQVPFEALRDQINSAVDVLVQLVRHPDGSRRLAEIAVLASHGREPFRIATVADFRAEPMTSDGRVHGRFRHHPVPRAVAERLYLAGEPIPPAFGVHLDDSHLTTREAS is encoded by the coding sequence ATGGGCCTGAAGTCCCGGGTCGGCACGCCCGACCGGCCCGCCGCGGCGGGGCCGGGCGACGGGCGGCTCGTGGCGACCTACCGCGCGAAGCTGCTTGAGGAGATCGACCTCGCCGAGATGTCCTCCCTGGACATGACCGAGCGCCGCGACCGCCTCGAACGCGTCCTCGGGCACATCCTCAGCCGCGAGGGCCCGGTGCTCTCCACGCAGCAACGCGGCCTGCTCATCCGCCGCGTCGTCGACGAGGCCCTGGGCCTCGGCATCCTCGAACCGCTGCTTGAGGACGCCTCCATCACCGAGATCATGGTCAACGGCCCCGACCAGATCTACGTCGAACGCGCCGGTCGCGTCGAACGGCTGCCGCTGCGCTTCGCCTCGGAGGAGCAGCTCATGCAGACGATCGAACGCATCGTCTCCACCGTGAACCGCCGCGTCGACGAGTCCAACCCGATGGTCGACGCCCGCCTGCCCACCGGCGAGCGCGTCAACGTCATCATCCCGCCGCTCTCCCTCAGCGGCGCCGCCCTCACCATCCGCCGCTTCCCCCGCGCCTACACGCTGCCCGAGCTGATCGGCTTCGGCACCCTCGACGAGCACCTGGTGATGCTGCTCTCCGGCCTTGTGCGCGCCAAGTTCAACATCATCGTCTCCGGCGGCACAGGCTCGGGCAAGACCACGCTGCTCAACGCGCTCAGCGGCCTGATCCCCGAGGGCGAGCGCATCGTCACCGTCGAGGACGCCGCCGAACTCCAGCTCCAGCAGAGCCACGTCATCCGCCTCGAATCCCGGCCCCCCAACATCGAGGGAAAGGGCGAGGTCACCATCCGCGACCTGGTGCGCAACTCCCTGCGCATGCGCCCCGACCGCGTCATCGTCGGCGAGGTGCGCGGCGGCGAGACCCTCGACATGCTCCAGGCCATGTCCACCGGCCACGACGGCTCCCTCGCCACCGTGCACGCCAACAGCGCGGAGGACGCCCTGCTCCGCCTCCAGACCCTCGCCTCGATGTCCGAACTCCAGGTCCCCTTCGAGGCGCTGCGCGACCAGATCAACAGCGCCGTCGACGTCCTCGTGCAACTCGTCCGCCACCCGGACGGCTCCCGCCGCCTCGCCGAGATCGCCGTCCTGGCCTCCCACGGCCGCGAGCCGTTCCGCATCGCCACCGTGGCCGACTTCCGCGCCGAGCCCATGACCTCCGACGGCCGCGTCCACGGCCGCTTCCGCCACCATCCCGTCCCGCGCGCCGTCGCGGAACGCCTCTACCTGGCGGGCGAGCCGATCCCGCCGGCGTTCGGCGTCCACCTCGACGACTCCCACCTCACCACCCGCGAGGCGAGCTGA